GGCAGGGCTGATCTTCATTGCCGATATCTACGCTGCTAGATGCAAGTCCGTTGATATCTTGGATTAAAGGGAGGGTATGATGGGATACACTAGCACTTGCAACTACTACCACAAGATCAGCCCGACGGCATATCGGGCATACGCGGACACAAGGCGGGATCTGCGAGAGTGCATGGAGCGAGATGAGTACAAGTGGTGCCCAGAGTGTCAGGCAGCAGTTGAACCAGAAGGGCATCTGTCGGCCAGCGGGATTGACAACCTGTGCCCTTGGTGCGGAAGGAGGCTATGATGTACGTCTACATTCAAAGCGAGAAGGCCGGGAGTGACAAGGATGGTTCTTGGGGGGGTCTGTGGACCGTCGGATTCTATGATTCGGCTGGCAAGTGGCAACCCGAGAGCGATCACGCAACAAGCGAGGACGCGGCCAAGCGGGTCGCGTACCTGAACGGAGGCAAGTAATGGGCATCATAGGCCGGGACATACCCTGTAACGAGCGAGAGCCAAAGGAGAAGCATGATTGGCACTCTTACGGCAAGAGGAGATCGGGGCATAACTGGGTACAGGTCTGGAGATGCAACAAGTGCGGAGCTACTACGAGTAACGAGAATAGGCTGGCGAGCTAGGGCTTATCTAGGATTCGATTTTAGGAGGGGATGATGAAGATAGGTGATAGGGTAAAGACAAACGACGGCAAAGAGGGGTGGATTAGGGAACTACACCCACGCGACGATCCTCCCACTAGCCAAGTGGATCGCTGGAATGTGAGTATCATGGATGAGGATAAAGGATACCGCTGCCTAAAGCATTACCTGACTTGGCAGCTCACACCCGACGTCCGCGCATCTTCCGCCCACGTCGAGAGGGCAAAGGATTGGCGAAGATGCCCGCGTGGCATGGACGTACATAGGGCCGTCTGCCCGCTCGAAGTCTGCGAGGAGTGCGACCTCTCCCCCGATGAACCTTTCGCTTGGTTCGAAAGGTTGGAAAAGCTTGAGTGGTCCCTGCGTCCGCCGGTAGCAAGCTGCTGGAAACGGGAGTCTGTCATTGGGGGCATTACGATCCAACCGGGCCTGTACCGCCTACATGCACCGGCGTACTTCGAGAGGATAGAGGGATGATGCACCTGGAGGAATTGCACGAGTTGTACCTGATGGCACTTTTGGAGCACATGAAGTTCTATGTTCCGGTTTTAGGCGAGTGGTGTAACTGCGACTACTGCATGTGGCACATGAGGACTGAAATCTACGAAATGGACGGGAGGGGATGATGAGCTACAACCAGGCTATGAAGTGGGCCAAAACACACCGCAAGGGATTGAGAATCCCACCACAGTATCCCGACACTACAGGCAGCCCATGGCCCGCCATCCCCTACAAGTTTTGCCCAGTATGCGGGTACAGTTGCGAGGCCAGCGTAGGCGAATGTTGCGGGGTCTCATTCTGGGATATGCCTTTAGCCCCGTAATGCCCCTGTGACCTCACCAAGTCGCGTCTAAGGCCCGATCAGGGCTCCGGCGGTACGGGGACAAGGTCGGGCCTTAATCATGCACAAAAACCAAGGCCAAGACGCAGACGAGGACGATAACGGCCAGGACCACGGCCCCTATGCGCTCGTCCTCATTCACTGGTTGGCTCAGGTTTGGCCGGTTTCTGGGTCAACTTCTTCACAACCCAAATCGAACCCCAGACGATACCGACGATGAGCATTAAGGGTATGGTGATGATCCACGGCAGACGGATTCCGATTGGCAGACCTGGTACTTTCATGGCACCCTCCTATTTCAGCCCGAGCCTTTCGACTGGACTGTATTGCTTCCCTTGGATTCGGGCGCGTCTGTCCTGGGTGGCCTTGGCATAGTCCACAACCATCTTCAAGGTCTTATGCCCTAACAGGCTTTGCAGTGCTGAGATATCCCCACCTGAGTCAAGGAAACAAGCTGCGTAGGTATGTCGGAATTTGTGAGGCCCGGAGGCTTTGCCCAAGGATTCAGTGGAGATCCGCTTGATGATCTGGGACAGACCGGAGATCGTTATGGGCTTGGATTCCTCAGTCAGCCACACTCTAGGCTCGTCGTGCGTCCTCAGATAGCTATGGATCGCCTTTAACGTGGGCCTAGAGAGGACCACAACGCGCCCGGATAGATTCTTGGGCCGGGGGATCAATAGAGTCCCTTCCTTGAAATCAATATGGCTCCGCTCCATACCGGCCAACTCCTTGAGCCTCACCCCGGAGTCCATCAGGGTCAACAGAATGGCCCTGTCCCTGTCATAGTTACGCGTCTTACAGTCTAGCATGGCCTGTAATTCGTCCGGGGTGAATACGGGCTTTACAGGATCGGGCACCTTTGGCTCGTCCATAGTGTAGGGATTCTCTTGGATGTACCCCTCTTTGAGGCAGAACTTGAAGAATCCTTTGAGGGCATAGTGCCGCCAGCGTTGCGCCCATTCGCCGGTTCCCCTTTTGGGGGCCTGCTTGAGTTTGTGTAGGTGCGTCTTAATCATGGAGGGCGTGATGTCGCCTGTCTTGATAGGCCCGAGATCAGCCATCAGTTTGTTCAGGATGTAGTAGTGGTCGCTGACCGTCTTGGGGGCGAACCCGTCCAGTTCCCTGGTTAGTTTGTAATCCTCAATTGCATCCTTAAGGAGTGAAAATATAGAAGGTCTAACCATGTTCAAAGCCCTTCAGATAGATGGTTCATC
This is a stretch of genomic DNA from Syntrophorhabdaceae bacterium. It encodes these proteins:
- a CDS encoding tyrosine-type recombinase/integrase, with product MVRPSIFSLLKDAIEDYKLTRELDGFAPKTVSDHYYILNKLMADLGPIKTGDITPSMIKTHLHKLKQAPKRGTGEWAQRWRHYALKGFFKFCLKEGYIQENPYTMDEPKVPDPVKPVFTPDELQAMLDCKTRNYDRDRAILLTLMDSGVRLKELAGMERSHIDFKEGTLLIPRPKNLSGRVVVLSRPTLKAIHSYLRTHDEPRVWLTEESKPITISGLSQIIKRISTESLGKASGPHKFRHTYAACFLDSGGDISALQSLLGHKTLKMVVDYAKATQDRRARIQGKQYSPVERLGLK